Part of the Pseudodesulfovibrio hydrargyri genome is shown below.
TGTTATGGCAAGTTATGGAGGCGGACAAACGTAGTATTGATTCCTAGTATCATGTTACTATCTGCTCTCCTCCCGGCACATGCGCCACATCAAAATAGTCTGCAGGGCGCTGAAAACAATCGATTTCCGGGGAGACGGGCGCGGTCGGAAGAGGTGATTTCGGACGTGGAGACAAATATTCACTTCAGCCCAAAAAAAGAGACATATTTCTTATCCGGCAAGGCCGGGGAAAAGGAACAAAGCCCACCCGCTGCCCGCTCATGGCGAGTTCAAAATAATAACCCCCCGCGAGAAAGAGGGCGGGCTGGTTTTCCGCTATCGGGTCTTCCGGTATGCGCCGGGGCCGAGGCCGAATTCCTGCTTGAACCTTCGGGAAAAAGAGGCGGCCGAGGCGTACCCGCAGCGCACGGCGATGTCCTCCAGGGAGGCGCTGGTCTCGGCGAGCAGCGCACGGCCCTTCATGAGCCGCCACTTGGCCAGGTAATTGATCGGGGGCACGCCGACCAGCTTGGCGAACCGGTCGGCGAACCTGGCCCGGGACATGCCCGCGGCCGAGGCCAGGGACTCGATGGTCCAACCCGCCCCGGGGTCGCGGTGAATGGCCTGCAATGCCTCGGATACGTTGCTGTCCCGCAGGGCCGCGGTGAAGTCCGCCAGATGGGGCGCGTCCTCATTCCCCCTGCCCCGGACCGCCTGCAGGAAAACGATCTCGATCAGCCTGCTTACGACCCCGATCATGCCCGGTCCCTCCTGTTCCGCCTCCATGGCCAGCAGGTCCAGCGCGGCCCTGGCGCACGGCACATCGGACAGGTCGCGGGAGCGCAGCACCATGGACCGGGGCAATGCCTTCAGGACCGGGTGGTCGACAGCCTCGTCGAAGACGCAATAGCCGCACAGCAGGTCGACGCTCGGGAACCGGGCGTCCGGGGACGGCGGCACCGCGCAGGTGAGCATGCCGTCCTCCACCGGAAATTTGGCCAGCACGTCTCCCAGCGGCGCGGCGGGGATGCCCTCGCCCGCGCTCAGGACCTGCGGAGCCCCGTCCGGAATGATGATCAGGTCGCCCCGGCCGAGCTCGACGTCGCGCTCTCCGGGCACGGAAACGAGGCACGCCCCTTGGCGCACGAGGTGGAAGCGGATGGTCCGCCGCTCCCGGGGCACCTCCACGGCGTACGCGCCGCTCAACCGCGCCCGGAAGTACAGGGAGCCGTTCAGCCGCAGCGTCGAAAAGATTTCGGAAAGAACATCGGGTCCCTGCATGCATCCCCCTCCGAGACGGTCGGGTAAGAAATTGAGATGCGCTGACAATGCAATCGTCCGCCTTCGATGTCAAAGTGTCGGGGATCAAATCGGAGAGTGCACAATGACGACGGAAACGGTTCTCGCCCTGATGAGCTTCGCCCTGGTCATGTCGATCACGCCCGGGCCCGCCAACTTCCTGCTCCTCGCCTCGGGAGCGAACTTCGGTATATTCCGCACGCTGCCGCTGCTCTTCGGCGTCAGCTTCGGCTTCCTGTTCATGGTCTTTCTGGTCGGCCTGGGGCTGGGCGGCCTGCTGACGCAATACCCGGCCATCCACACCGTGCTGCGTATCGCCTGCGGGGCCTACATCCTGTGGCTGGCCTACAAGATCGGACGCAGCCGCTCCCTGGGCAAGGGCGAGGACGGCATGGCCAAACCCCTGGGGTTCCTCCAGGCCGCCCTGCTCCAGTGGGTCAACCCCAAGGCGTGGACCGTGGCCCTCATCGTGAACGTGTCCTACGCCTTCCCGGGCGCGGTCCTGCCCGGCCTGCTGAAGATGATCCCGCTCTTCGCAGTGGTCAACCTGCCCTCCATCGGGGTATGGGCCTTATCGGGATCGGCGCTTCGGGGATACCTTTCCGGCAGCGGGCGGCTCGCGGTCTTCAACGTGATCATGGCCCTGTTGCTCGTACTCTCGACCATCCCCATGCTGTTGAACGCGTAACCGCAACGAACAGGAGGAGAAACCATGCCCGTACAGGTAGTCCGGCTGGGCACGCCCCGGCGCAAGGGCGAAGGCATACGCATCGGCACCGTCCGGCGGCCGCCGCGCGGAGTGAGGAAAAGCGACTACGCCGCGCAGAACTGGTACGACGTCTGGCTGCCGGACGTCGCGCCCACGCCCGAGCTGATGAAACAGGGACAGGCCGTGGAGACCGAGGCGCAGTGGGCCGCCTTTGCCAAGAAGTACCGCCGGGAGCTGGCCGCGCCGGACAAGACCCGGGCCTTGCAGTTGCTGGCCGCGTTTTCCGCGAGCAGCGACTTTTCCATCGGCTGTTACTGCGAGGACCGCAACCGCTGCCACATCGCCGTGCTGAGCGAGGTCCTGGCCGAACTCGGTGCCGTGTTCAGGGACGGCGAGTAGCGGAATCCGTCCCACCGCGCCCCGTCAGATGCCGAACAGCGCCCGGGCGTTGCCGTGGGCGATCTTGCGTTTGTCGTTCTCACTGATCGGCGCCTTCTCGATCCACTCCGCCGCATCGGGCGACATCTCGAACGGATAATCGGTCGCGAACATGATCCTGTCGGCCCCGATGGTCAGGACCGCGCAGATCAGCGCCTGGTCGAAATGGTTGCCGCTGGTGGTGATGTAGAAGTTCTCGCACAGGTAGTCCTGGAGGCGCTTCTCCACCTGGTGGCCGAGCGGGTTGTATTCGAAGCAGCGCTGAATCCGCCAGGAGAAATAGGGGATCGTCTCGCCCAGATGCCCCAGGATCACGTTGAGGCCGGGATGGCGGTCGAATAGTCCGCTGTACACGAGCCGCAGGGCGTGCGTCGCGGTCTCCGGGGCGAATCCCCACGTGGCCCCGGCCAGCTCTGGGTGCTGGCCGTAGAACGCGTCGCGGACCTGCGGCAGGGACGGCCTCGGATGGATGTACACCGGAATCCCCATCTCCGCGATCGCCTCCCACACCGGGAGGAAACGCTCCTCGTCCAAATAATGGCCCACGTCCTGGTCGGGGTCCTGGACATACCCGTTGACCATGACCCCCTTGAAGCCGAGTTCACCGATGGAGTACTCCAGCTCCCTTACGGCGGCATCGGCGTCCTGGAAGGGTATGCTCGCGAATCCCAGGTAACGGCCATCGGCCTTGGCGACCGTCTCGGCCAGAAAGTCGTTGACCTTTCTGGCCGCGATTGCGGCGGCCGCAGGGTCGGCGATGCCTTCTATCCCGGCCGCGGTCAGCGACAGTATCGAGACGTCGATCCCCGCCGCGTCCATCTCCTCGATGCGCGCCTCGTGGAGGTCGTTCATGCGCCGCATGACGGCCTTGACGAAATCGACCTCAAGCCCGCTGACCCGGGCGAAGGCGACCGGATCGAACGCCTTGCCGCCGTGCACCGCCCCAGCGTCCATGAAATGCTCCTCGATCGCGATCTTGCGCAATGGAGGCCGGGCCGTCTTGGGTGCGCCCAATACCGGCAATCGGTTAATTGACATAGCTGTTACTCCACAAATACCTGCGCGGCGCGGACGCCGCCCGACCGATCAGGCCTTCAGTTTCAGGAAGTCGCCGTCGATGATGAGCAGCTTGACCCCGGTCTCGGTCACGGACCGGTGGGAACTCAGGTCGTCGGAGACGATGTAGGACATGCCCGGCTTCAGGACCGAACTCGGGCCGTCCTGCCGCTCGTTGACCACCTCGCCCTCCAGGCAGTAGACGATGTGCCCCTTCTCGCACCAGTGGTCCGCCTTGTACCCTTTTGAATACTCGACGACGCGGACGCGCAACCCGTCGAATTGCAGGGTCTGCCAATAGGCGACGCCGGTCTCCCCCTTGTGTTCCGTTCGCGGCACCGAGGACCAGTCGACGGTCTGGAAGGGGATATTCTTCTCGTTCATCGTTGTACCTCGCGGCTATTTGTTGTGCGTTCCCGAGAGCATACTCAAACGGCCGGGTTCCACAAGCCCTTTCGCACGGACCGGCCCCGGCCGGACCCGCGTCAGCCGGGTCTTTCGGCACCCGCCGCCCGCCGGGCGAATCGCCCTTTTGACTTGGCCGAAACTCTCATGTAGGGGGGATTTTCCTTCGGGGCGGACCGGGCTTTTCCCGGCCTAACGCCCGCGGGATTTCGCACCGAGCGAGGAAGACACAATGCAACGATCCATGGCCTGCAACGAACTGGAATTTCTGGCCGACTACAACTTCGCCAACTGCCTGGTCTGCGGCACCTGCGCAAACGTCTGCCCGACCACCGGCGCTCCGGGGCTGGACGGCCTGGACGCGCGCAAGGTCATGCGCATGCTGGCCAACGGGCTGGTGGAGGAGGTCGTGGCCTCGGATTTCCCCTGGCTGTGCACGGGCTGCGGCCGGTGCACCGGGGCCTGCCCCGGCGGCATCGACATCACCTCGCTCATGGGCAGGCTCAAGGGGCTGCGGCCCCGCGACCAGGTGCCGGGGTCCCTGCACAAGGGCATGCTCAACAACCTGGAGACCGGCAACAACCTGGCCATCCCGCAGCGGGAATATTTCGAGTCCATGGCCGACCTGGGCAGCGAACTGGCCGAGGAGGAGTGTCCCGGCTTTTACGTGCCCATCGACAAACAGGGCGCGGACACCCTGTTCTTCCCCAACTCCAAGGAAGTGTACGGCGATTTCGAGGACCAGTTCTGGTGGTGGAAGATATTCTACGCCGCCAGGGAGAACTGGACCGTGCCCGGGCGCAACTGGGAGGCCGTGGACTGGGCCCTGTTCACCGGCAACGAGGAAGGCAACAAGGAGCTGGCCCGGCGCAAGATCGAGTACATGAAGGAGCACGAGATCGGCCGGATGATCATGCCCGACTGCGGCGGCGGCTCCTACGGCGCGCGCAAGGGCATGGCCAAGCTGGCCCAGGAGAACCCGGCCAACCGCGTGGATTTCCTGTACCTGTACGACTATCTCATGGAGATCATCCGGGACGGCCGCATCAAGCTGGACAAGTCGGTGCATGCGGGCCGCAGGTTCACCTTCCACGACTCCTGCAAGCACGGCCGGGAACTCCAGCGGACCTTCGGCAAGGGGTATTTCGAGGAGCCGCGCTGGATCATGCGCCAGTGCGTGGACGACTTCGTGGAGCTGACCCCCAACCGGGAGAAGAACTACTGCTGCGGCGCGGGCGGCGGCCTGTGGCCCCTGCCCTATGAGAAGCAGTCCGCCTGGCACGCCCGGATCAAGCAGCAGCAGATCGAGGACAGCGGGGCCGACGTGGTGGTCGTGGGCTGCTCCAACTGCCGCGACCAGCTCATGCGCCGCATCCCCAAGTTCTACCAGGACCGCAAGTACGAGGTGAAATACCTCTGGCAGCTCGTGGCCGAGGCCTTGGTCATCGAGCCGTGGGAACCCGAACGCGTGGAGCGGGCCGAAGCCGAGGCCAAGGCCCAGTGGGATTCCCTGGGCATCGAACTGGACTGATCCCGTATAGCGATTCATCGGCAAAGAAAAAGCCCCGGCCCGTGAGACGGTCCGGGGCTTTTTCTTGCGATCTGGCGAAGCGCGGTGCTACCTTGGCCTTTCCACCGACCTCAACCCGGAGATCCCATGCAGTTCACCTTTGCCACGGCCTCGAAAATCCTGTTCGCAACCGGCGCGGCCCGGCGCATCCCGGAACTGGCCGGAACCCTGGGCAGCCGTCCCTGCCTGGTCACGGGCGGTCATCCCGAGCGCGCCCAATGGCTTATCGACGGGCTGACGAAAACCCTGCGCGAACCGCTGGTCATACCCGTCTCCGGCGAACCGGACACCGAGGTGGCGTCGGCCGCCGCAAAAGCGGCCCGCGAGGCGGGATGCGACGTGGTCATCGGCCTGGGCGGCGGCTCGGTCATGGACACGGCCAAGGTCGTGGCCGCGCTGATCACCAACACGGACGACATCTACGAATATCTGGAAGTGGTCGGCAAGGGCAAACCGCTGACGCAACGCCCCGTGCCCCTGATCACCGTCCCGACCACTTCGGGCACCGGCTCCGAGGTCACGGCCAACGGCGTGCTCCTCAGCCGCGAACACGGGGTCAAGGTCAGCCTGCGCTCCACGGACATGATCGCGGACCTGGCCGTGATCGACCCGCAGCTGGCGGCAAGCATGCCGCCCAAGGTCACGGCGGCCACGGGCATGGACGCCCTGACCCAGCTCATGGAGGCCTTCGTCACCCACAAGAGCACGCCCATGACCGACGCCTTGTGCCGGGAGGGACTCATGCGCGCGGCCACCGCCCT
Proteins encoded:
- a CDS encoding amidohydrolase family protein, with the protein product MDAGAVHGGKAFDPVAFARVSGLEVDFVKAVMRRMNDLHEARIEEMDAAGIDVSILSLTAAGIEGIADPAAAAIAARKVNDFLAETVAKADGRYLGFASIPFQDADAAVRELEYSIGELGFKGVMVNGYVQDPDQDVGHYLDEERFLPVWEAIAEMGIPVYIHPRPSLPQVRDAFYGQHPELAGATWGFAPETATHALRLVYSGLFDRHPGLNVILGHLGETIPYFSWRIQRCFEYNPLGHQVEKRLQDYLCENFYITTSGNHFDQALICAVLTIGADRIMFATDYPFEMSPDAAEWIEKAPISENDKRKIAHGNARALFGI
- a CDS encoding iron-containing alcohol dehydrogenase encodes the protein MQFTFATASKILFATGAARRIPELAGTLGSRPCLVTGGHPERAQWLIDGLTKTLREPLVIPVSGEPDTEVASAAAKAAREAGCDVVIGLGGGSVMDTAKVVAALITNTDDIYEYLEVVGKGKPLTQRPVPLITVPTTSGTGSEVTANGVLLSREHGVKVSLRSTDMIADLAVIDPQLAASMPPKVTAATGMDALTQLMEAFVTHKSTPMTDALCREGLMRAATALPLAFEDGSDMSAREDMALAALLSGICLANAKLGAVHGFAAPIGGKSHAPHGAVCAALLPHVMEANLRALRERDPDSPSLHAYREVAVMLTADVACDAEDGAAWVRELCEGLSIPPLGELGVEKADFDLLADQAARASSMQGNPVELTRDELIGILEAAY
- a CDS encoding AraC family transcriptional regulator, translated to MQGPDVLSEIFSTLRLNGSLYFRARLSGAYAVEVPRERRTIRFHLVRQGACLVSVPGERDVELGRGDLIIIPDGAPQVLSAGEGIPAAPLGDVLAKFPVEDGMLTCAVPPSPDARFPSVDLLCGYCVFDEAVDHPVLKALPRSMVLRSRDLSDVPCARAALDLLAMEAEQEGPGMIGVVSRLIEIVFLQAVRGRGNEDAPHLADFTAALRDSNVSEALQAIHRDPGAGWTIESLASAAGMSRARFADRFAKLVGVPPINYLAKWRLMKGRALLAETSASLEDIAVRCGYASAASFSRRFKQEFGLGPGAYRKTR
- a CDS encoding (Fe-S)-binding protein → MQRSMACNELEFLADYNFANCLVCGTCANVCPTTGAPGLDGLDARKVMRMLANGLVEEVVASDFPWLCTGCGRCTGACPGGIDITSLMGRLKGLRPRDQVPGSLHKGMLNNLETGNNLAIPQREYFESMADLGSELAEEECPGFYVPIDKQGADTLFFPNSKEVYGDFEDQFWWWKIFYAARENWTVPGRNWEAVDWALFTGNEEGNKELARRKIEYMKEHEIGRMIMPDCGGGSYGARKGMAKLAQENPANRVDFLYLYDYLMEIIRDGRIKLDKSVHAGRRFTFHDSCKHGRELQRTFGKGYFEEPRWIMRQCVDDFVELTPNREKNYCCGAGGGLWPLPYEKQSAWHARIKQQQIEDSGADVVVVGCSNCRDQLMRRIPKFYQDRKYEVKYLWQLVAEALVIEPWEPERVERAEAEAKAQWDSLGIELD
- a CDS encoding DUF488 domain-containing protein, whose translation is MPVQVVRLGTPRRKGEGIRIGTVRRPPRGVRKSDYAAQNWYDVWLPDVAPTPELMKQGQAVETEAQWAAFAKKYRRELAAPDKTRALQLLAAFSASSDFSIGCYCEDRNRCHIAVLSEVLAELGAVFRDGE
- a CDS encoding LysE family translocator, encoding MTTETVLALMSFALVMSITPGPANFLLLASGANFGIFRTLPLLFGVSFGFLFMVFLVGLGLGGLLTQYPAIHTVLRIACGAYILWLAYKIGRSRSLGKGEDGMAKPLGFLQAALLQWVNPKAWTVALIVNVSYAFPGAVLPGLLKMIPLFAVVNLPSIGVWALSGSALRGYLSGSGRLAVFNVIMALLLVLSTIPMLLNA
- a CDS encoding DHCW motif cupin fold protein gives rise to the protein MNEKNIPFQTVDWSSVPRTEHKGETGVAYWQTLQFDGLRVRVVEYSKGYKADHWCEKGHIVYCLEGEVVNERQDGPSSVLKPGMSYIVSDDLSSHRSVTETGVKLLIIDGDFLKLKA